In Streptomyces sp. RFCAC02, the following proteins share a genomic window:
- a CDS encoding regulator: MSTERPGGTPSPQSSPPRTPNRQLAALIAEAGFSHAGLARRVDQLGLEHGLDLRYDKTSVTRWLRGQRPRGTTPALIAEVFTRRLGRRLSAQDLGLEACAPVYAGLEFATGPAEAVDIVSGLWRKDSGSYAELRKIAFTPAGLVVPSRDWLIGRPDERVARGEPPEPQPHAGPATAPGGSGLPTARVPEQVRGSGRAPLGAPHGAVRPPAGRPLRPGVLDRLDRTAALDPRAPHTADRLDRVERGPGQRVTGGDIAALRSVADLFRGLDQTYGGGHARQALVRYLEHELEPMLRGSYGEQAGRRLFAAAADLTRLAGWTAYDIAAHGLAQRYFVQALRLAQAAGDRAYGGYVLVSMSRQAVYLGHGREAVQLARVAQQGMGGSVPPVVQALLHAAEARGHGLLGEVRACTAALARAERALEAARAGDEVPQWARSFDEAQLADEFGHCHRDLQQYRSAARHAERSLQLRAPAFARSRLFCRVVLASARLGLGDVDQACALAAEAAQQAAEMRSARAYEYVQDFERRLEPFRDAAAVRVYREKVAALA; this comes from the coding sequence ATGTCCACGGAACGACCCGGAGGAACCCCCTCCCCCCAGTCCTCCCCACCGCGTACGCCGAACCGCCAGTTGGCCGCCCTGATCGCCGAGGCGGGGTTCTCCCACGCCGGCCTCGCCCGGCGGGTGGACCAGCTCGGCCTCGAACACGGCCTCGATCTCCGGTACGACAAGACGTCCGTCACCCGATGGCTGCGCGGCCAGCGCCCGCGCGGTACGACCCCGGCGCTCATCGCCGAGGTCTTCACCCGCCGGCTCGGTCGCCGGCTGTCCGCCCAGGACCTCGGTCTTGAGGCGTGCGCCCCAGTCTACGCGGGTCTCGAATTCGCGACCGGCCCGGCCGAGGCCGTCGACATCGTGTCGGGGCTGTGGCGCAAGGACTCCGGCAGCTACGCCGAACTGCGCAAGATCGCGTTCACACCCGCCGGGCTCGTGGTTCCCAGCCGCGACTGGCTCATCGGGCGCCCCGACGAACGGGTCGCCCGGGGCGAGCCCCCCGAACCCCAACCCCACGCCGGTCCCGCCACCGCCCCCGGCGGGTCCGGCCTGCCCACCGCCCGGGTGCCCGAACAGGTCCGCGGCTCCGGCCGCGCACCGCTGGGCGCCCCGCACGGCGCGGTCCGTCCGCCGGCGGGCCGGCCGCTGCGGCCCGGTGTGCTCGACAGGCTCGACCGCACGGCGGCCCTCGACCCGAGGGCGCCGCACACCGCCGACCGGCTGGACCGCGTGGAGCGCGGCCCGGGCCAGCGCGTCACGGGCGGCGACATCGCCGCGCTCCGCTCGGTCGCCGACCTCTTCCGCGGCCTCGACCAGACGTACGGCGGCGGCCACGCCCGCCAGGCCCTCGTCCGCTACCTCGAACACGAGCTGGAGCCCATGCTGCGCGGCTCCTACGGGGAGCAGGCCGGCCGCCGCCTGTTCGCCGCCGCAGCCGACCTGACGCGGCTGGCCGGCTGGACGGCGTACGACATCGCCGCCCACGGTCTCGCCCAGCGGTACTTCGTGCAGGCGCTGCGCCTCGCGCAGGCGGCGGGCGACCGGGCGTACGGCGGGTACGTCCTGGTGTCGATGAGCCGGCAGGCCGTCTACCTCGGGCACGGCCGCGAGGCGGTGCAGCTCGCGCGGGTGGCGCAGCAGGGGATGGGCGGCTCGGTGCCGCCCGTCGTCCAGGCGCTGCTGCACGCGGCCGAGGCGCGCGGGCACGGCCTGCTGGGCGAGGTGCGGGCCTGCACGGCCGCGCTCGCCAGGGCGGAGCGCGCCCTGGAGGCCGCACGGGCCGGGGACGAGGTGCCGCAGTGGGCGCGGTCGTTCGACGAGGCGCAGCTCGCGGACGAGTTCGGCCACTGCCACCGCGACCTCCAGCAGTACCGCTCGGCGGCGCGCCACGCGGAGCGGTCGCTGCAGTTGCGGGCGCCGGCGTTCGCGCGCAGCCGCCTGTTCTGCCGGGTGGTGCTGGCGTCGGCGCGCCTGGGTCTCGGGGACGTGGACCAGGCGTGTGCCCTGGCCGCCGAGGCGGCGCAGCAGGCGGCGGAGATGCGGTCGGCCCGGGCGTACGAGTACGTCCAGGACTTCGAGCGCCGTCTCGAACCCTTCCGTGACGCGGCGGCGGTCCGCGTGTACCGGGAGAAGGTGGCGGCCCTGGCGTGA
- the lipB gene encoding lipoyl(octanoyl) transferase LipB: protein MSELRFVHLGFGTEAVEYHAGWQEQRRVHTARFADEIPDTCLLLEHQPVYTAGRRTEDSERPLDGTPVIDVDRGGKITWHGPGQLVGYPILKLPRPVDVIAHVRRLEEAVIRTCADFGLATTRVEGRSGVWVLGESVDDDRSGGAVAAALGGLSLDFDPRLHDEEFDPRLNGPEYAPSNAGQRGEDRKLCAIGIRVAKGVTMHGFALNCDPDNTSFDRIVPCGIRDAGVTSLSQELGRDVTVREVLPVMEEHLREVVESAVPLPRAV, encoded by the coding sequence GTGAGCGAGCTGCGCTTTGTCCATCTCGGTTTCGGGACGGAAGCCGTGGAGTACCACGCGGGATGGCAGGAGCAACGGCGGGTGCACACGGCCCGGTTCGCGGACGAGATCCCGGACACGTGCCTCCTCCTCGAACACCAGCCCGTGTACACGGCCGGGCGGCGTACCGAGGACAGTGAACGTCCGCTCGACGGCACCCCCGTCATCGACGTGGACCGGGGCGGGAAGATCACCTGGCACGGCCCCGGCCAGCTCGTCGGGTACCCCATCCTGAAGCTGCCGCGGCCGGTGGACGTCATCGCCCACGTGCGGCGTCTGGAGGAGGCCGTCATCAGGACGTGCGCCGACTTCGGCCTCGCCACCACGCGGGTCGAGGGGCGCAGCGGCGTGTGGGTCCTCGGCGAATCGGTGGACGACGACCGGTCCGGCGGCGCGGTGGCCGCGGCGCTCGGCGGCCTGTCCCTCGACTTCGACCCCCGGCTGCACGACGAGGAGTTCGACCCGCGGCTGAACGGCCCCGAGTACGCCCCGTCGAACGCGGGACAGCGCGGTGAGGACCGCAAGCTGTGCGCGATCGGCATCCGTGTCGCCAAGGGCGTCACCATGCACGGCTTCGCCCTGAACTGCGACCCGGACAACACCTCGTTCGACCGCATCGTGCCGTGCGGCATCCGGGACGCGGGTGTGACGTCGCTCTCGCAGGAGCTCGGCCGCGACGTCACGGTGCGCGAGGTGCTGCCCGTCATGGAGGAACACCTGCGGGAGGTCGTCGAGTCCGCCGTACCGCTGCCCCGCGCGGTCTGA
- the lipA gene encoding lipoyl synthase: MSAVAPDGRKMLRLEVRNSQTPIERKPEWIKTRARMGPEYKELHGLVKREGLHTVCQEAGCPNIFECWEDREATFLIGGEQCTRRCDFCQIDTGRPADLDRDEPRRVAESVRRMELKYATITGVARDDLPDGGAWLYAETVRQIHGMIPGTGVELLIPDFNAVPEQLAEVFGSRPEVLAHNVETVPRIFKRIRPAFRYERSLRVLTLAREAGLVTKSNLILGLGETREEVSQALRDMHAAGCELITITQYLRPTPRHHPVERWVKPHEFVELQEEAEQIGYAGVMSGPLVRSSYRAGRLYRQAVERREGVPAA; this comes from the coding sequence GTGTCCGCTGTCGCACCCGACGGCCGCAAGATGCTGCGCCTCGAAGTGAGGAACAGCCAGACCCCCATCGAGCGCAAGCCCGAATGGATCAAGACGCGCGCCAGGATGGGCCCCGAGTACAAGGAGCTCCACGGCCTCGTGAAGCGGGAGGGCCTCCACACGGTCTGCCAGGAGGCGGGCTGTCCCAACATCTTCGAGTGCTGGGAGGACCGGGAGGCCACCTTCCTGATCGGCGGCGAGCAGTGCACCCGGCGCTGCGACTTCTGCCAGATCGACACCGGCCGCCCGGCCGACCTCGACCGGGACGAGCCGCGCCGCGTCGCCGAGTCGGTGCGGCGGATGGAACTGAAGTACGCGACGATCACCGGGGTCGCGCGCGACGACCTGCCGGACGGCGGCGCGTGGCTGTACGCGGAGACCGTGCGGCAGATCCACGGCATGATCCCGGGCACCGGCGTCGAGCTGCTGATCCCCGACTTCAACGCGGTGCCCGAGCAGCTCGCCGAGGTCTTCGGCAGCCGTCCCGAGGTGCTCGCGCACAACGTCGAGACCGTCCCGCGGATCTTCAAGCGCATCCGTCCCGCGTTCCGCTACGAGCGGTCCCTGCGGGTGCTGACGCTGGCGCGCGAGGCGGGGCTCGTCACCAAGTCGAACCTGATCCTCGGCCTCGGCGAGACCCGTGAGGAGGTCAGCCAGGCCCTGCGCGACATGCACGCCGCCGGGTGCGAGCTGATCACGATCACCCAGTACCTGCGGCCGACGCCCCGGCACCACCCGGTGGAGCGGTGGGTGAAGCCGCACGAGTTCGTGGAGCTCCAGGAGGAGGCCGAGCAGATCGGCTACGCGGGCGTCATGTCCGGGCCGCTGGTGCGGTCCTCCTACCGCGCCGGCCGCCTGTACCGGCAGGCGGTCGAGCGGCGCGAGGGCGTTCCCGCGGCCTGA
- a CDS encoding DUF4191 domain-containing protein gives MARKDKEQDSENPGRLKQIALTYKMTRRSDRWIGWIISAVGLGTFAVVLIIGFLLGHPIYLGILGALVALLTTAIVFGRRAERAAFGQMEGQPGAAAAVLENMKRGIAFTPAIAANRQQDVVHRAVGKCGVVLVGEGNPNRLKTLIAAERRRMNRVVSDVPVHVVLIGQGEGQVELKKLRTTILKYPRVLAGPRVTEVNDRLRAMGDLMSNMPLPKGPLPKGMRMPRGNKPPRSR, from the coding sequence ATGGCGCGGAAGGACAAGGAACAGGATTCCGAGAATCCGGGGCGGCTCAAGCAGATCGCCCTGACGTACAAGATGACCCGGCGGTCCGATCGCTGGATCGGCTGGATCATCTCCGCCGTCGGTCTGGGCACCTTCGCGGTGGTCCTGATCATCGGATTCCTGCTCGGACACCCCATCTACCTGGGCATTCTCGGTGCCCTCGTGGCCCTGCTGACGACGGCGATCGTCTTCGGGCGGCGGGCCGAGCGCGCGGCGTTCGGCCAGATGGAGGGACAGCCGGGGGCAGCGGCCGCCGTGCTCGAGAACATGAAGCGCGGCATCGCGTTCACCCCGGCGATCGCGGCCAACCGGCAGCAGGACGTCGTGCACCGCGCGGTCGGCAAGTGCGGCGTGGTCCTCGTCGGCGAGGGCAACCCGAACCGGCTCAAGACCCTGATCGCCGCCGAGCGCCGCCGGATGAACCGCGTGGTCTCGGACGTGCCGGTGCACGTCGTGCTCATCGGGCAGGGCGAGGGGCAGGTCGAGCTCAAGAAGCTGCGGACCACGATCCTGAAGTACCCGCGGGTCCTGGCGGGGCCGCGCGTCACCGAGGTGAACGACCGGCTCCGCGCGATGGGCGACCTCATGAGCAACATGCCGCTGCCCAAGGGGCCGCTCCCGAAGGGCATGCGGATGCCGAGGGGCAACAAGCCGCCCCGCAGCCGCTGA
- a CDS encoding RDD family protein has protein sequence MDKRQAIGSWLSGPRAAAEDMGVDFGYRGERLGLPETGPGSVARFGRRLAAIAVDWVLCNVIAYGLLTDRGDPAAVSDWALAVFVVMSLMTVGTLGFTPGKRLLGLRVVAVGGGRLTFPRAALRTVLLGLAVPALIWDRDMRGMHDRLAGAVEVRA, from the coding sequence GTGGACAAGCGGCAGGCAATCGGCTCCTGGCTCTCCGGACCCCGCGCGGCGGCCGAGGACATGGGCGTGGACTTCGGCTACCGGGGCGAACGCCTCGGTCTCCCCGAGACGGGCCCCGGGTCCGTCGCCCGGTTCGGCAGGCGGCTGGCCGCCATCGCCGTGGACTGGGTGCTGTGCAATGTGATCGCATACGGTCTGCTCACCGATCGCGGCGACCCGGCCGCCGTGAGCGACTGGGCGCTCGCCGTCTTCGTGGTCATGTCCCTGATGACGGTCGGCACGCTCGGGTTCACGCCGGGCAAGCGGCTCCTCGGGCTGCGCGTCGTCGCGGTGGGCGGCGGCCGGCTCACGTTCCCCCGCGCGGCCCTCCGCACGGTGCTGCTGGGCCTCGCGGTCCCCGCGCTGATCTGGGACCGGGACATGCGCGGCATGCACGACCGGCTCGCCGGCGCCGTCGAGGTCCGCGCCTGA
- the glnA gene encoding type I glutamate--ammonia ligase → MFQNADEINKYIADNDVKFVDVRFCDLPGIMQHLTIPAEVFDPTAQVMFDGSSIRGFQAIHESDMALVPDLTTARIDPFRKDSTLNINFFIHDPVTGEAYSRDPRNVAKKAEAYLASSGIAETAYFGPEAEFYVFDDVRFETKSNAGYYHIDSIAGAWNTGAIEEGGNRGYKVRYKGGYFPVPPVDHFADLRAEITLELIKAGLKVERQHHEVGTAGQAEINYEFNTLLAAADDLMLYKYIVKNVAWRNGKTATFMPKPIFGDNGSGMHVHQSLWAGGSPLFYDEQGYAGLSDMARYYIGGILKHAPSLLAFTNPTVNSYHRLVPGFEAPVNLVYSQRNRSAAMRIPITGSNPKAKRVEFRAPDPSSNPYLAFSALLLAGLDGIKNKIEPAEPIDKDLYELAPEEHAELPQVPTSLPAVLEALEADNEYLQAGGVFTADLIETWIDFKREKEIAPMQLRPHPHEFELYFDI, encoded by the coding sequence ATGTTCCAGAACGCCGACGAGATCAACAAGTACATCGCGGACAACGACGTGAAATTCGTCGATGTCCGCTTCTGCGACCTGCCGGGCATCATGCAGCACCTGACCATCCCGGCCGAGGTGTTCGACCCGACCGCGCAGGTGATGTTCGACGGCTCGTCGATCCGCGGTTTCCAGGCCATCCACGAGTCGGACATGGCGCTGGTCCCCGACCTGACCACCGCGCGGATCGACCCGTTCCGCAAGGACTCCACGCTCAACATCAACTTCTTCATCCACGACCCGGTGACCGGCGAGGCGTACAGCCGTGACCCGCGCAACGTGGCGAAGAAGGCCGAGGCGTACCTCGCCTCCTCCGGCATCGCGGAGACGGCCTACTTCGGTCCCGAGGCCGAGTTCTACGTCTTCGACGACGTGCGCTTCGAGACCAAGTCGAACGCCGGCTACTACCACATCGACTCCATCGCGGGCGCCTGGAACACCGGCGCCATCGAGGAGGGCGGCAACCGCGGCTACAAGGTCCGCTACAAGGGCGGCTACTTCCCCGTCCCGCCCGTGGACCACTTCGCCGACCTGCGCGCCGAGATCACCCTGGAGCTGATCAAGGCCGGCCTCAAGGTCGAGCGCCAGCACCACGAGGTGGGCACCGCCGGCCAGGCCGAGATCAACTACGAGTTCAACACGCTGCTGGCCGCCGCCGACGACCTGATGCTGTACAAGTACATCGTCAAGAACGTGGCCTGGCGCAACGGCAAGACCGCCACCTTCATGCCGAAGCCGATCTTCGGCGACAACGGCTCCGGCATGCACGTCCACCAGTCGCTGTGGGCGGGCGGCAGCCCCCTCTTCTACGACGAGCAGGGCTACGCGGGCCTGTCCGACATGGCGCGCTACTACATCGGCGGCATCCTGAAGCACGCCCCGTCGCTGCTGGCGTTCACCAACCCCACGGTGAACTCGTACCACCGCCTGGTCCCCGGCTTCGAGGCCCCGGTCAACCTGGTCTACTCGCAGCGCAACCGCTCGGCCGCCATGCGTATCCCGATCACGGGCTCGAACCCGAAGGCGAAGCGCGTCGAGTTCCGCGCCCCGGACCCGTCGTCCAACCCGTACCTGGCGTTCTCCGCGCTGCTGCTCGCGGGCCTCGACGGCATCAAGAACAAGATCGAGCCGGCGGAGCCGATCGACAAGGACCTCTACGAGCTGGCCCCCGAGGAGCACGCCGAGCTTCCGCAGGTCCCGACGTCCCTCCCCGCGGTCCTCGAGGCCCTGGAGGCGGACAACGAGTACCTGCAGGCCGGCGGCGTCTTCACGGCCGACCTGATCGAGACGTGGATCGACTTCAAGCGGGAGAAGGAGATCGCCCCGATGCAGCTCCGCCCCCACCCGCACGAGTTCGAGCTCTACTTCGACATCTAA